A region from the Ciconia boyciana chromosome 1, ASM3463844v1, whole genome shotgun sequence genome encodes:
- the PEX26 gene encoding peroxisome assembly protein 26, with amino-acid sequence MRSEPLSWPPVSAQAASLLEEAADLLVLHRDFAAAVERCEAGCNSLGPGTGPSPGPESSAEVKCSLCVVGIQALAEMNRWREVLSWVLQYYHVPEHLPPKVLELCILLYSKVREPQVMLEVGSSWLRDQTNKSLPEYGSLLELYLLHVLLPLGRFEGAEELVRGCEVFDSEQQLAFLGTICESRCQWTQREEMHSAAEDQQDAATETVLGALSQKLLTMLTLLRRALRSMSSHFYLLPYKKLLLATFLLYLVVVRLDPASPTSLPFIYKLVQLFRQAWAAVFSPIHRPPIQD; translated from the exons atgaGGAGCGAGCCTCTGTCCTGGCCCCCGGTCTCGGCCCAGGCGGCCtcgctgctggaggaggcagcggACCTGCTGGTGCTGCATCGGGACTTCGCCGCCGCCGTGGAGAGGTGTGAGGCGGGCTGCAACAGCCTGGGCCCGGGgaccggccccagccccggccctgaGAG TTCTGCAGAAGTGAAATGCTCCCTTTGTGTTGTGGGGATTCAGGCGCTGGCTGAGATGAACCGGTGGAGAGAAGTTCTGTCTTGGGTCCTACAGTATTACCATGTCCCCGAACATCTGCCTCCAAAAGTTCTGGAGCTGTG tATCCTGTTATACAGCAAAGTGAGAGAGCCCCAGGTGATGTTGGAGGTTGGCAGTAGCTGGCTGAGAGACCAAACCAATAAGAGCCTCCCTGAGTATGGTTCATTGCTGGAGCTCTATCTGTTGCATGTATTGCTTCCGCTTGGCCGGTTTGAAGGGGCAGAAGAGCTTGTACGCGGCTGTGAAGTTTTTGACAGCGAGCAGCAGCTAGCATTTCTCGGGACCATTTGTGAAAGTCGATGTCAGTGGACTCAACGGGAAGAGATGCACTCGGCTGCTGAAGACCAGCAAGACGCAGCAACAGAAACTGTTTTGG GTGCTCTGTCCCAAAAGCTCTTGACCATGTTGACATTGCTACGTAGAGCACTGAGGTCCATGTCAAGCCACTTCTATTTACTTCCTTACAAAAAGTTGCTCTTGGCTACTTTTCTGCTGTACCTGGTGGTGGTGAGATTAGACCCAG cTTCTCCCACATCACTGCCATTCATTTACAAACTGGTCCAGCTCTTCCGACAGGCTTGGGCAGCTGTATTTTCTCCAATCCATAGGCCTCCAATTCAAGACTAA